Genomic segment of Panicum virgatum strain AP13 chromosome 2K, P.virgatum_v5, whole genome shotgun sequence:
TCttttaattaataaaacgaTATGATCCTTCAAAAATTGGTGGTTCAAATCTCACGTTAGTTATATGCTGTTTTGATGCCTCGAGGGTGCATGCAAAAAACGGAAAAAATATGCAttgtttagaaaaaaaaatctttcaatCCTGCTAGTAGCGTATTCTCTCCGTCTCAAAAAGAATACAATTTTCTCGCCTCCAAGGAGTTAaacaattttgaactaaatctCATCAGATTAATTATGGAATATATGCACATACTAATTTAATTGTTTAAATTAAGTTCAAAATTATGTAATATATGCGCAACAAATtgagttaattaattaatttcaaatttgaccactaattgctaCAATAAACAACTGCTCATCATATATTAATTCTACTTAATAGATTTCTAGAGCCATAATTACAAtttatgtaattatttttatattaaattgacATCAAATATTTAAATTGACATCcgaacatttgatgtgatgggtactaaaaaaatcaaacaacgcTTTATTATTATTACAGGAAAAATCTCTGCTTGAAGAACCTGTCATGCATGTCGTCGTGTAGCTCTGTGGTAGTAGGGGTGAGATGAGCTGTGATTCCAACCTGAAGCCTCGGGATCGAGTTGAAAGCTCCTCGATCGATATCATCTTGGTTGGGTTTCCTCCGGTTGACGGGCCTCTGTATCGTCAGCGCACACAGCCTCCTCGCTCGGTCATCAACACAGTctggtactccctccgttccaaactaGTAGACAACTCAAGAAACTTGAAGAGTCAaataattttatcaaaattatagagagaaatataaaaatttatgatatcaaattaatgtactataaaaatataactaataaaaaatttaatagtacttaatttatataataaatattattattctataatataaatttagttaaatataaaaaattttaaCTCTCTAAAATTGTTAGACTATCTtgtaatttagaacggagggagtacttgtgTTAACGCATAGAAGCTCAACGAAACCTTTGGCAATTGGCACTccctcagaaaaaaaaaatggaaccTTTGTCCCGGTGAGCTTTTGTCTGTCACCGAAGCTGATCTGGTCCGGCGATGGCGACACGGCCGAGAGAGTCTTTTCCTTTCTGCGCACCCGGCTTTATTCCAAAGCACAAAAGAAGAAagccacccccaccccccatCGAATCGAAACCATATTCGCTTGCCCATCCATTCCACCGGCACGCACGACCTCACCCGCCACCGCCAGTCGCCACGCCGCAAACCCCCCGCACCAAGCAAACCCGAACcaaggagggaggaggcgggcagAGGCCGGGCGCGATGGGGTGCGGGCCGTCCAAGGAGGACGCCGAGGGCGGGGCCGCGTCGCGGTGCCGGGAGCGGAAGCACCTgctgcgcgccgccgtgcgGGCGCGCCACGCGCTGGCGGGGGCGCACGCGGGCCACGCCGCGGCGCTGCGCAACGTCGGCGCCGCGCTCACTGACTACGCCGCGGGGGAGGCCGACCGCCAcgacgccgccgtcgtgccgcgctccgcctccgccgcggccgcgctcggaggaggaggcgccgcggtggccgcggccgcgctcaaggcgctcccgccgccgccgctcgacgccgtgctcccgccgcccccgccgcccgagGGCGagccccccgccgcgccgctgcagcGGTCGATGAGCGCCCCCGACATCCCGCTGCAGCCGCCCGTCCGGAAGGCCCGCTCCGGGGAGGCGCCCatcatggaggaggaggaggacggcgacggcgagggcgacaccgccccgccgcggcgccgccgggaggAGGACGACACGCAgctcccgcccccgccgcctctgccgccggcgAACGTGCCCCCGCCCTCGCGCTCCCCGCCGCCCGTGCCCGCGCcggaggcggcccgcggcgaACAGGCGCCGCGGGAGGGGAGTTTCCTGAACGACTACATCTTCGGCTCCCATGACGACGccgtgccaccgccgccgccgcccaggctgGACGCCCCCGCCGAGCCGTCGTGGGCGGCCGAGCGGAgggagcccgcgccgccgcccgagcccgagaagcggcctccgccgccggaggaggtggtggccgaGGGCAAGAGGCTGGCGGTGGAGTCCCCCGCGGCGCGCCGGGCGGCGACGCAGAAGGCGTCGAGGAAGGCGGAGGGCAAGAAGGCCAGGGTCGCCATGGTCACGCCGCAGCCGGTCAGGCTGGACGACGTCCTGCGCAAGCTCGACAAGCACTTCCTCAAGGCGTCCGAGGCCGCGCACGAGGTGTCCAAGATGCTCGAGGCCGCGCGGATGCACTACCACTCCAACTTCGCCGAGAAGCGAGGTACCTTCCGTGCCTGCTCTGTTCGCATCCTCTCTGAGCTCAAATTCGATCGAAACCCGTGCCGATTGTATCAAAGATAACCTTTTTTTATTCTTTCATGGATGAAAATGCTTACGAAACATTGCGTCGAACTCGTACTTAAATAAACTTGGGAGCGCCGTATAGACAGGATTGTAGGGAGACGTGCAATTGATAGCTAATGTTTTGCTTGATACTTATGGCTGGAGAAGTTGAACTGTTCCACATGATAGACTGAGTGTCTTACTTGATTGCATTGTTAACTGCTGAAATGGGTTGATTGCTTTGCTAATTATTAATGTAAAGGTATCATATTCTGGCTCTATTATGTGTCTGTCGAGGTGGATGCTGTGTTTTTAAGGAAATGTGGTTCAGAGAGGCAGGGGAATGTTTATTTATTTACAACTGTTTGGGGACCGAGGCAGGGCCTGGGGGCTACACCAGGTGGCAATTGTCTTCGCTCCATGATTTTTTTAAAGTTCAGTTGAGCAGTCTCTATCTAGCTTGTATTTGAGGGTCTGTCCTGATTGACAGATACAACTCAAGTTGGTATGTGTACATTTGCAGTAGTCTTTAGGGATGGCATATAATCGAGTTCCTTCAGTTGTTAACAGCATGGTTCCTGTGTCTTACTAGGATTTGTTGACCATTCTGCAAGAGTGATGCAAGTCATCACTTGGAATCGCTCATTTAAAGGGATCCCCCAACCACAGAATGTCAAGAATGAGTTGGACGATGATGAATGGGAGACGCATTCTACCGTACTTGATAAGTTGCTTGCATGGGAGAAAAAATTATGCCATGAAGTGAAGGTAAAATGTCTATCTTATTCACTAGTTTAAAACATAGACTGTTTCAATCACTCATTCTGTTAGAAGCACACATTTTTTATTGTGTTCTCTCtgccacacacacaaaaaagaactgtttcacattatcattttattTTTCTCATAAATTGTCCTTTCAGTTTTATTTGCATCATATCGAGAAACATGCATATGTGTCATTTCattcttgcaaaaaattctacagGTGTCACTAATGTCTTGGTAAAATCGTATTTTACCTCTAATAATTCTTTTTTTCACCTTCTGACCATTAAACTCCGCCAACTGGTCCATGAAGATTCGTAGCCGTATTATTGTTAGGTTAGGGACCCTTGCACTAGTCCATGATCATTCCCTACCCATGTGCTGGGCTCCATAATGCGTAACCATCCTTGCTCTTCATTGTTTTAACCTGTTTTGATTCATACATATGATGGTACATATTTACCATTGGCACAGGAATTCGAGGTTATCAAAGTGACATATCAACGAAAGCTAGCTGTTCTAAACAGGAAAAAGCAACGTGGTGTTAGTTCTTCATCAATCGAGAAGACCAAGTCCATAGTTAGTCACTTGCACACAAAATATATAGTTGATTTACAAACGATGGAGTCAACCATTGCAGAAATTAACCGCCTAAGAGATCAGCAGCTTTACCCGAAGCTCCTTGAACTAGTGAAGGGGTAAGCTCTTTTAACTTTTAAGTACAGAGCACCAACCTCTATTTTCTATTTACTATATGGTTTTCTTGTGGCTCGCATCTCGTTACTTCAGTTCCTGACATGTATGACCTTGATTTCATTTTCCAGTCGATTATGACACGTCATTCCGTGCTAGTTTGACGTGTATCAGACTATCAGTCTACattgttatttttttctttattataGGAAGATGTTCCTTTAGATAAGTAACCATCTGAAGATGTGATGTATAGCCTTCATAGTGTAACTTCCACATATTTTCTCAGCATGATTTTAGTTCGGGGAAATATTCTACTACTTGTGGCACGGAAAAGTAGGATTTGGGCCACCCAACATATGTGAAACACTATAGTATTATGGAAATTATGCCTGTCCCTCTGGCATTATTGGGCTTCGCTAAACCTAATGGAAGACCAGATAAACAAGTGCATACAAGTAACAAATTGTTTTGTTTTCACACTGACAGGTTGTGGCAAATGTGGGACGTTATGTACACTCAACACAAACTACAGCTAAGGATCATCACAGAGCTCAAATCTTCTGATATCTCGGTTGCTGCTCGGGAAACAAGTGAGCAACACCATGAGCGAACTGTGCAGTTGTGGAACGTTGTTCAGGAGTGGCACACACAATTTGACAAGTTTGTGACATACCAGAAGGAGTATGTAGGAAGCCTCTACAGCTGGATCAAGCTAAATGTAATCCCCATTGATACCAACCTGAAGCCAAACTCATCTCAGCCACATGAGACCACACCTCCAATCAAGAGGCTGCTGCATGGTTGGCATGATATGCTTGAGAAGCTCCCAGACGATGCTGCAAAGAAGGCCATACACAGGTTTGCGGAGGTGGTGAACACGATCCTAGTTCAGCAGGAGGATGAACTGAAGCTGAGGATAAAAATCGAGGAGACTAGGAGGGATCGTGATAAGAAGAGAAGGCAGTTCGATGACTGGGCGCA
This window contains:
- the LOC120667590 gene encoding nitrate regulatory gene2 protein-like encodes the protein MGCGPSKEDAEGGAASRCRERKHLLRAAVRARHALAGAHAGHAAALRNVGAALTDYAAGEADRHDAAVVPRSASAAAALGGGGAAVAAAALKALPPPPLDAVLPPPPPPEGEPPAAPLQRSMSAPDIPLQPPVRKARSGEAPIMEEEEDGDGEGDTAPPRRRREEDDTQLPPPPPLPPANVPPPSRSPPPVPAPEAARGEQAPREGSFLNDYIFGSHDDAVPPPPPPRLDAPAEPSWAAERREPAPPPEPEKRPPPPEEVVAEGKRLAVESPAARRAATQKASRKAEGKKARVAMVTPQPVRLDDVLRKLDKHFLKASEAAHEVSKMLEAARMHYHSNFAEKRGFVDHSARVMQVITWNRSFKGIPQPQNVKNELDDDEWETHSTVLDKLLAWEKKLCHEVKEFEVIKVTYQRKLAVLNRKKQRGVSSSSIEKTKSIVSHLHTKYIVDLQTMESTIAEINRLRDQQLYPKLLELVKGLWQMWDVMYTQHKLQLRIITELKSSDISVAARETSEQHHERTVQLWNVVQEWHTQFDKFVTYQKEYVGSLYSWIKLNVIPIDTNLKPNSSQPHETTPPIKRLLHGWHDMLEKLPDDAAKKAIHRFAEVVNTILVQQEDELKLRIKIEETRRDRDKKRRQFDDWAQKNWDRGASIPDGNNPGRADPAAERKAVVDRVETALKDLEDQYKTQCRVVRDKSLNLLRSNLPELFRVVSDFSLQSAGYFKGLWSMAQTSDQLDD